One Aegilops tauschii subsp. strangulata cultivar AL8/78 chromosome 2, Aet v6.0, whole genome shotgun sequence genomic window, ATATTCTTATTTACCACCAAGATTGTAGCCCACAAACTAAAAAGTAAATGCTTGTTCCTCTCTGTCCAGGATACTATTGTGAGATGGTCTAATACATAAAAGGCGACCTAAAGCCCCTCTACGGAAGCATCCAGTCTCGCTGTTCCACAAATTTTGCCGGGACAACGATCTACCAACTTTGCCAGAACGCTTACCGCATGTGCTCCACCTGAGGTACGGCGTTCTAAAACTACACAACCAAGTCATGAGTAGCCTTGAAGTAGCAAGTTGTTATGTTTCAATATTTATCTGAAAGAGCATGTGTTTTGGACTTTATACTTCACCAGGACAATTAACACCATGTCAGGTTTATCATTTATACTTCTCATTCATGGCCCTTAAAATGTATCCTCAGATTGTTGAACTTTATGATTGCATGAGTGTCTCATGGTTTAATAGTCGTTCAGGCACGTGTAGTTTTTAGGAATGAAGTCAAGAGAATAGCTTCTTCTGGGGTTGAGGTTTCAACAGGTTGATTTCAACTGAGGGATGATGGTGTAGTGGCCATATCTATGGTAAGACGTGTGGAGTAAAATTAAAAGTTGATACCTTGGTCTGCTGAAATTTTACGCATCTAGAGAAACTTGGTATCATATACTAAGATGAGAAATTGTATTCTTCAATTCCTGACATTTAACAGTGAACTGAGATGTTCTAGCATGGACTAAAAACTAATATCAGCTATGTTTGGGTATAGTGAAAGGAACTCTGCTAAATGCAGTTGCAGGACCATGAGATGTCGGCGTTGCATCATGGACACACCAAGGTCCCAGCCAAGTCAGTGATGCTGCACCAACTACTGTTTTCTTCAGCTTGAGGAAGCTGCGGCAGCCTTACCCATTTCTGCATATTGCCGGCCTATCCGACCTGCTGCTAGGCAACTACTACTACTTCCGTTGGATAGGTGAACCCTGCGACTCTCTCCTTCATGTTCTTCCCTTGTTGTTATCCAATTGCTCTTGATAATTTAATGATTCAACCAAATTTCATTGCAAAGCATACTGGACAGGGCTTTTCTTCTTTCAATGCAGTGTTAGTTTGCGTTAAGTTGGAAATCCAAATCCATATATTTATAATTCTTGTTGTTATAATTACACAAGTATTCTCTCATATTATATATTTTCCATTAACTAATGTTCATACAAAACACCATCTTAGTAACTAGACCTGATATAGTAGTAAGTTTTGACATTAGATGCAAACAACATTGACATTGATAAATTGATCATGTTTTTAGTAGGACAATAAACTTGTCTAGCATTTCATTATGAATTATGAATTGCAGGCTCTCGAAATAGATGTATCTACTGCCTAAAATATTCTTGAGGACCTGATTCTGTGGACTCACCGTCTAAAGACAGAAGTCCTAAAGGAACACGCCGGGTTGTGGCGTGACTTCCTCTCCTCACGAATTTCGTGACCCCTCTGAACTCTACCCTTATTGaaatatattcaggtggggagCCTTTCCCCCGGAAATCTCGGTGTGGTTCCTGAATCACACATCCTAACATACATTGGCAATCATTATTCAACAGAATGCCTTTTTACTGAATATAGACAACTGAATGGATTAATGATATGCTTAGTATCTTTTGGCATATGTAACGTGGGGAAGGAAATCAGTGTCTTTTGATAGGGATGGTAACCTGATTGTATGCACTTTGCTATTTTTCTTTTGGCTTCCTGCTATTGCGTTTTAAGTTGTCTGCTAATACTTTTAAGGCTCTCTTACACACAATTTCAGATGCTATCTTGGGTACGACTGAGTAGTGTCGGCTATACTTCAACCCAGACATTAACGAAGCAAATAACTTGATTATAAGGTAAATTCATGATTACCAATGCCTGGCTATTTTTTGATCTTGACTAACAAAAAGGTCAAAGGGTGCAATGTGCAGGTTCAGAGAGCTCCTAGCACTTTCTCCGACCAAAGAAGTCTTTCAAGCCAGATTTTCTTTCAAGATAACAATAAAACCTGGGAGCATCCCTGTCCATGCATGAAACAGTACTCGAGATATAGAGTGCTACTGTCTTACATTTCTCAATATCCCTAGCTTTATTATCAATATTCTGATCATCATTATATTTTGTTGGCACACAATTATATTTTGTTTATTTTATTGATCTATTTTCTTCCTAGGATGAATGCGGATTGTTTTCACGTGATGATACGTGCAGTGCGTTGCTAGGTCAAATCGGTGAATTTGTGGCAGCTCTTTTCGTTTTCCACGCGAGGGCGAGGCGAAGACATCGCTGACACGGAACGTTCCCCCGTCCGGTGGGCGGGCGCTCCAGGCTGGCGCACAAGTGGGCCGCGTCGCGTCGGTCAAGCAATTGCAGAAAGAATTGCTGGTTAACGCGGGCGCCATTTCCATATCAGATCGGATCCCACTCCATCGCTGGGCGATCACGCGCGCCGAGGGACAcagaatccccccccccccccccccccccccccccgcctcaaTACTCGGACTCCACGGCCAGCAgcgtccgtccgtccgtccgtcgcagggagagagagagagggcgagggagggaggccagATTCGGCGGGCGGGAGATGAgcggggcggaggaggaggcggcgcatgcggccggccgcggcgggggcagcgggggcgggggcgggggcggcgcgggCGGGTCGTCGGGGAGCGGCGGCGAGGGCCACCCGCGCCGGCGGTTCGACGACAAGAGCCTGGTGGCGCGCACGTCGCTCATCCTCTGGCACACGCACCAGAACGACGCGGCCGCCGTGCGCAAGCTGCTCGACGAGGACGGCACGCTCGTCAGCGCCCGCGACTACGACAGCCGCACGCCGCTCCACGTCGCCGCGCTCCACGGATGGCAGGACGTCGCCGAGTGCCTCCTCGCCAAGGGCGCCGACGTCAACGCGCTCGACCGCTGGCAGAACACGGTGAGGCGATCCTTCTTCCTCCCCCCTTCCGCGTCGTCTGGTCGTTCCGCCTCTTGGTTGGTAATAATGGGGGCGTCGGCGTTGGGCTGGATTTGGGTCATGTTGCTCATCTGGGCTTCTTAGCGTGCTGAAATCATCATTCGGGTTTGCCGTTTGCGTTGAGCTCATTTAGTCGTTTTGGCCCGTATTCCGATTGGATTTGCTTTCTTCCGTCATGAATTGAATTCGTCCTGATGATTATTCTCGAGGGAAAAACGATGAGCATTAGCCTCTTGTTTGCACTCGAGCTTTTCATTCGTCTGATGTCGCTCGTGCCACCGTCTGCCTTGGGTGCTTGGGTGGGAACTCCGGCTGTGCTCCACGAAATTACGGTTTCCACTGCGAATTGGTGGGTCTTGTCctatagatgtagttcaaatgCATCTGCAACGATTTCGGTGTTGAATGCATATTTGTTGGGTAGACTTAGGAGGTTCTGGTTCCTGCTTGGTTATGTTTATGCTGCATGGTTGTGACTGTATGCTGGTTTTCATTCCAATTTCTAGTATTGTGATATTTGTCATAATTGCTCACGATGCTAACTTTTGGTTGATTTACAGCCACTTGCTGATGCAGAGGGTGCAAAGAGGCATGCTATGATCGAACTGCTCAAGAAGCATGGCGGGTTGACATTCGTAAGTTGCCATTCACTTGGGTTCGGTTTAATAGATTGTCTTGGCTATTCATTGCAAAGTTGTAGGGGTGTTTAGTTTCAAACATTAGCTCAAcatttctaaatttgtaacatGACACCAGGTGTTCCCATTTCACCAGTAACTGTATGGTATGGAATTTTGTGGGTGAGTGCCCCATATATTGCTCTGCAGCTGTCTTTGTCAAGTTTCTGAATTTGTATCCAGGGCACCTGGTCCCAAATATTGTTACCACAAGTAGAAGTGGAGTCTTTGGATGTGTCAGTGTTGTTTGTGGAAAATGTTAGATGAGGTACAATGGATGATTCCGGTATCTTGTTGCTTTACACATGAGCATCAGTCAGAAATTGCTGTATGTAGAACAGACGTGTCATTGTTGATTAGGAGATCATAGTGGATAAATACTAAGGATGTGTTTCAGAGGTTTACTTTGTCTATTTTCATTTAATGGGTAGTTCTGGTGCACCTTTCAGGCGTGACCAAATTAATTATGCTCTACatagttggaataaatgttttgttTGGGTAAGAGCTGTTTAATAATCATCGGGACATCATTTCATGCTTATAGTTGTCACCAGCCTTTAATCATGCTCTGAAATCTGATACGCTGGATTCCTCTGATTCATTTTTTCTGCAGGGGAAAACTGGAAGCCACTTTGAAGCAAAGTCAATTCCACCTCCCCTAACAAACAAGGCTGACTGGGAGATTAACCCACTTGAATTAGATTTCACAAAAGCAGTAATGATTGGAAAGGTCAGTATTCTCGAATTATCTCTTGGTTATGTGCAATTATTAATCTGTTATATACTCCAATGTCTATGTGATGCAAAGCAGTCTTAGTTAAGCATTGCATGTGTTATCAAGGCAAACTGAGACTGTTGTGACTTCAAGCTTGATTTAATGCTAGTTGTTAGTTAACTAATGGACCTCACATTTCTCATGATTACAAAATGTCcatggctctcattttgaagttTATCCAGTTGGGTAGCATTTGGCTTGTTATTACCCTAGTGAGCAAGGTGGAACTATGACCCGTAAATTTTCCATCGGTTAAGTCATTAGTTGTATATATTTGGTATGTCAAATTAGCTAGAGGCAATAAACTTACTGTTTAGTTCCAGTCGTTTACATGCTGACAGAATAATGGATGTTAAACATATTTCGACGGTAAAAAAAATCATTTTAGATATTTGATTGAAAGTAAGCTCGGTGTAATACTAGGAAGATAATGGGCATATATTGTCTACATTTGCATAATAAACGTGTGATTTGCTCCTCATTTAGTTCATTAAACCTGCTAACCACTGCAGGGTTCTTTTGGTGAAATCCTGAAAGCAAATTGGCGAGGAACACCAATTGCTGTCAAACGCATTCTTCCATCATTATCCGACGATAGACTGGTTATGTAAGTTTATTCACATAATCACCAAGACTCCCATATTTTGGACACAGTTGCCAGCTTTCTAGTACTCCAGCTGATTGGCTAGGACTAGCCTCTTGCATTTCTATATGGTTAACTAATGTTCTGTTCAAGGTGTGACTGGACACCTTATAACCTTTTGCAGCATGTTTTATCTCATGGAATATTTCCTTACCAGCTACTTTCCTGGTTTGCAGCCAAGATTTTAAGCATGAAGTCAACTTGCTAATAAAGCTGAGGCATCCAAATATTGTACAGTTCCTTGGAGCAGTCACAGAAACCAAGCCTTTGATGCTAGTTACTGAGTTCCTCCGAGGAGTACGCAATCTGTTTTGGAAGTCAACTACCCTGTGATGTGGACTCTATGGCACTCACTAATGTTGTACTAAATGCATTTCCAGGGTGATCTTCATCAATATCTCAAGGAGAAAGGCTCCCTCTCCCCACTTACTGCTGTTAACTTCGCATTGGACATCGCAAGGTATTCTCATCTTTACGTGCTTAGctcttactactccctccgttcctaaatataagtctttttagagatttcaataaggaccacatacggatgtatatagacatattttagagtgtagattcactcattttgctccgtatgtccGCATTGGAATCTccaaaaagacttatatttaggaacggaggaagtatataCTACATAATCTGGATAAATATGATTGATACTTCTGCAAGATAAACTGTATCCTTCTCTTGGAAAATTAACTGCCTATGCCCTTGAATATATAGTTTTCGACAATCTTATTATGGTTCATATGTTAGATTATTCTAATCTATATAATGCATTTATAGTGTAACCCTGATTCTCTTATGCGCCTCTCGTTAATCTGTAAGATACTCGCTAATCAGAGTTGACTCTTAATTTTGCTGTCAACAAATTCATCCAAGTGATCagtaatactccctccattcactTTTGTAATTCGTTTCAGACAACTCAAAATAGGCTGTTTTgtacattgtctgaaatgtcttcaaggccttataaaagtgaacagaggagGTAGTAAGCTGCTGGTACTAGTTATAGTGGCATGGTCTCTTTATATCTATTTGACCTGCAATGTGGGTTTATTACTAACACCACGTCCTTGAACCATCACACAGTATCCTTTCTTATTTTTTGGATCATTCTTTGGAAATAAGTACTTTGCATGATAGGTTCTAGCTTTCCATATGAATAATCACTTGATCTGGTGATCTGTCTTCAATCATAGAAATAAAATGATTCATGTGTTTCTCTTGATTATCTTCTGCAGGGGCATGGCCTATCTTCATAACGAGCCTAATGTTATAATTCATCGGGACTTAAAGCCAAGGTATGATGCCTTTTACCTGTTTTTGCTAATGCGAGCAACTTCATAGCTGGTCTAACCTATTATGTCAATCCCTAGAAATATTCTTTTAGTTAATACTGCTGCCAACCACTTGAAAGTTGGAGATTTCGGTCTTAGCAAGATTATCAAATCTCAGCATGCCAATGATGTATACAAGATGACCGGAGAGACCGGAAGCTGTAAGTCCCCATAAGTTATTTGATTTTTCTTTCCTCtcttatacttatcctcactagtTGGCTTGATAATTGTTCAAAAATACAGATCGGTACATGGCTCCTGAAGTTTTCAAGCACCGGAAATATGACAAGAAAGTTGATATTTTCTCCTTTGCCATGATACTTTATGAGGTAATTTTCCATCTAAACTTAGAATCCAGCAGCGTGTCATATTGTATGATCATGCCTGTTCAAAATGACAGTAAATGTTCCTTTCGATTGTAGATGCTGGAAGGGGATTCACCTTTTTCCAGTTATGAACCTTATGAGGCTGCTAAGTATGTATCAGATGGGCATCGCCCAACTTTCCGTTCAAAAGGACATACCGCTGAGCTGAAAGAGTAAGTGCAAGCTAAACAGTACCCTCTTAATATTCTGCTATTGCCATGTTCATGTAAGTCTTCAGTGTTGTAACATGGTTTTCCTAATTGTAGATTGACTGAGGTATGTTGGGCTGCGGATGTCAATTTGAGACCATCTTTCCTAGAGATACTCAAGAGGCTGGAGAAGATCAAGGAAAGCTTGGCATCCCACGATCACCACTGGCATTTATTCTCACAATAACAATGCATATATTTGTTACGAGCAATTTAAACTACAGGTGTTGTTGTGAATCTGAATTGATTTACTTGGGAAATTGGTGCCGATTGTGTACAGATTAGATGGGTCAAAAAATGTCCACTGAAACGACAAAAACTCTGCTGCTTTTCTTTCTGCTAAAGCTGATATATTCTTGTTTTTCCCATATCATTATTGCTTTTAGCTAATTCTGAAAGCTTGGAGAGTTATTGAGCCCATAGTTCTACAGCATATATCAAATAGATACCCACCCTTTACCATTTATCAGAGGTTTACATTGTTCCTTGAAATTGCTTCAGAAGACCGTAGAGCTCTTATTTGTAAATGTACACTCTGTAGAGAAATACGAACTTTCGACCTTTTTTAATCTGGATAACTGAAAGATGATTTTGAGATTTTGCATAAACCAATTGCGTTCTCATCGTCACTGCCAAAGTAGCCAATTTTTTTGCTTCAACACATGCACGGGCAAGATTGGCACCATCATGAAAATAACACAGTTTTTTTTCTGAGGGGGTGCAGTTTTATTTGAGTAGTTTCCTCTGCATCGTTCTTTGTGTGTGATTTTCAACGTTGTTTTCTGGATTTTACCTCAAAAAGTTGTTCCTGAGCGTCAGTCATTTTTAAATACCTGTTCTTTTAGGCCTCACCCAGCACCCTAGTCTTCAAcagaaaaaaaatctgaaatactccctctgtcccataatataagagcgttttttacactagttatgggacggagggagtaacaaaTTTCTATGCATAACTTTTCTATCATCACAAAGAAAACATTACTTTCTTTGTAAAGATATGGCTCAAAGGTCTACATGAAGTACCATGACAAGATTGTTGTGACATTGAAATCAGTATTCAACGCAAAAATTGAGCTGGTGATCTTGTAAATAAAGCATGTATGAATGGATCATGTCTTCTTGTGCATTGTTTATTGGCATAAGATAGCCAAATTTTGATTTAACCAGTGCAGTACCAACAAGAACACATTCAAATTCCTGAAATAGCACACAATTCTCACAGGAGTGGCCAACCATGACAGTGTACAAAATGCAACATTTATAATAAAACCAAAACTCAAACATATATTTTGAGAAGAATGACAGAACCTGCAAAGTTGCAACATAGAAGCAACACAACCGGGCTTGAAAATTTTAAACCAATGAATTTATCAAATCAGAATAGTTGGGGCTTTTCTCACAGAGAAACAGGCTCAGAGTTGGCTCACCACTGGTTTTAGCTGGGAGAAATTCACTAAAAATGTAACTCCGAAATGCTGAGTGTTTATCATCTCGAAAACAGCAAGCACATAAGCCTTGAAAAAATTAAACCAACTAATTTATCCAATCAAAATTCAGAGTAGTTGGGGCTTTCTCACAGAAAAACACGCTCCAAGAGTTGCTCACCACAGTACATATTTCACTTCAAATGTTTATCATCTAAAAACGAGCAAGCACACCAGCAGAATTTAAATCCAGTATTCGTGGGGCCTACTCACAGGGAGAAAGATACCCTTCAAACATTAGCAGCATAAAATTTAAATTAAGGATTGATGGGGCCTTCTCACAGGGAGAAGACACCCTTAAAAAATTAGGGTATGCTGCTTAGTGTGGCGTGCACACGGTATTCTTTAGTAAAAGGCGAAAGAATAGTTCGCTTTGTGCTCACCACGCAGCTGCTTACCTTTCACCGCTCGCACTACGCCCCCTTAGATAGCCGAGCTccctcccctctctccctcagctaggcgaggtgggactaaacgaAACGCGGCTGGCTCCGCCTCCTCCACTCCCGTCGCACATGCTTCACCAGCAAAGCCCACAGAACAACAGAAGACAGTATGGGACAACCAGGTGATCAGCCCACTCGAGAGGCAACAATAGCCCAGCCCAACCCAACAGACCAGTCGCCTGAcactaaaaaaacaaaaacaggcCCGTCGCCTCACACTTCTGGAAACTCCTTTTTGAGTGCGGCACACACAACAGAATTTGATCCGTTTCTAAAAAAAAACTGAACCTCGCAACACATTCCTTCCTAGGTCGTGTGAGCACTATGTAAAAACGTGTGATCTTTATTCTGCTATATGTCATGAATCCGGGATACAATTTGTATTATTTGGTTGGCAAACTTGCCCACACTCGCTAAAAGGACCACTACTCATAACAGTAGCAACGATATGGCTCTACTCAGCTTTAGAAAAACAAAACGGTGTCGCACTACGTTACATCATATGAAACCATCAACAGAAACATTTCACCCCTGTTCAAGAAAAAAAGAACATTTTACAACTGTATTTGATTGGAGAGAAGCTAGGGCACAGAAAGGCATTTCACAAGTATGATGATCGACGGTTTCTTTCTTACTGATGGTTCGAGTATTCGCTCGGAAACATAGGTTAATAGCTGGCAGAAACAATATACCCTAATTCGCAACGATTTGTTTGTGATCATGGGGGAAACTACAGCAACTTCTTTCTCTCGAAAAAGGTCTTCAGATGCCACAGCTGCAGCCCTGCCACGGATAAGCAGATGCCAAGTGAGAGGAAACTCAGCCACCCCATCCTCGAGTTCGTCTGCCTGTTGATGTTCTGCATTTGCTCCTCCCTGCACGAATGACAGATATAAAAAAACTTGGTTTCAGAATGGCGTCTTAGTTATCATGGAATGAAGTTTTACCAGTGCCTTAAAAATACTAGTAGACGAATGACAGGCAAAAAACTTGATCTGGGAGTTAGCTTCTCTAATTATCATCAAAAGAAGTTTTACCAGAGCTAGAAATAACAGGCAGTATTGTACCTTTCACGTAGATAAAACATTTCCTCGTGAATAGATTTGATGGTATCCTCTAGCTTCTTCAGCTCTAGTTCCATCATCTGCAACAAGTAAGAATACAAATGCATGAACAGCTGATCCTACGACGAAACGATATAGGAGTTATAACAGGTCGTGGAAGATCTATGTATTTTAATAGTAATTGGTGATGTGCAACATGTTATTGGCTGTTCTCTCCAGAGGTATAGGCATGACAAACGAAATGGTGACTTAACAATGTTAATGTGTGTTGTTCATATTAATACCATGCTCACAGAACCAGATATATTTTTGGGGGCTTATTTCATGACTTTATGAGCAGTGTTCAAAAGCTACTATGAACCCCTATTGTGCCTACTGTTTAAGAACCAACGCTAGCTGACACAGTGATACACGTTACCAGCAATGATATGTCGATGTGAAATTATTATATGGACAATGTTGCAGATAAGCTACCAAACACCCAATTTCTGAGATATAAAAGAATCAGCGGGCATTGAGTCTCCTTTCTGCATTCCTTTTCCTTTTTATGTGAAAATATATGCTTATGTTGAAGAGTGATGAAAAATGGCAACATGTCAAAACTAAAGAATATCCAAACTAATCACATATCAAATTCATATATGGCGAGACACCAAAAGCTTGTTTGACATAAAAAACATTTGTTCAGTGAGAATCTGACTCTAAATCACACCTTACATTGTGTGCAAGTGATATTCATAATTCAAGTACAATAACATACAGAACCAAGTAAAGAAAAATGCTTAACAGAACATACAAAAGTCAACGTTGTAACCTAGTTCGTATACATACTCTTGTACAAGTAACAAAGTGAGCAAATCAGAACACATTTTACCACAAGACTAAGAGTTAACTTAATTTAACTAACCACAGCACTATTCAGCATCTTCTCCAAACACACTAATATGCAAGAAATAATTGACTTGCAAGAACCATCTCATATTCTTAAACTCCTTGAATCAAAATTTGAAACAACACTGATGCATACTACAACCAACTCAGGCCTAGAAGGGACTAATGTACCACCTCACAGGCAGACCCCTCGACATAAAGTAGAAAAGCCAGAAGGGAACTGATTCAGGTGCGCTCAGAATGACCACAGTGTCCAGACATACTACAGAAAACCGCATGGCAACCCGAGTGAACAAGCAAACTAAGGAACTCAACTTAAAAGTATATAAATGACTAAATTTAAAAGAGATCATGGTTTCCACACGAGATATTAACAGACGCTGCAAGCCTACCCTGTTCTCTTAAAATTTCAGCATACCCTAGAACTGAATAATTCAAATCAAAGTTACAAAATCTACCAGTCCTAGAGCCATACACACAGAAATTGCTCTCGAACAGACGAACTTGCAAACAACTCTGTCAATGACATGGCCCCCGAACAACCCATCATAATAACACAACCACGCGCAAACTCACAATTTATTTCACATCCAAGCACCCACGTGGGTGACAGGTAGAGTCTATAATTCCCTGCTGCTAGGCGCAAGTTGCAAATTCAATAGAATGAATCACTGGCCAAAACTATATTATCTAGAGGGTAATTCAGCCATACCAAACAGCACGATTAGTTAAAATTAGAGAACAAACTGAAGTGAGCAGCCCAAGGGCGAATCGAAGCACTCACATCGACCTTGCCCTTCTTGGCGACGTTGGACCAGTCCTTGGCCGTGACGCCGCTCTTCCAGTCGAACTCGAAGGTGACGGTGACGGGTGGCTTGTGGTCAGGCGCCCAGAAGCAGGCCAGGTAGTCCCCGGCCTCCACCGCCGTGAAGGCGAAGTGCCCCGACTGCACGTTCTCGGAGTAGTGCATGCTGTTCCCGTACGGCGACGTCACCTGCATCGACCCAATCGCACAAATCAGCGAAATCACCGGATCGCCGCGGTTTCCCCCAAACCCAATCGCGGGCCGCACGACGACGATCGATTAATTACTTACCCTGAGGGAGACGCGGTGCGACTCGGGGAGCTGTGCGTCGGGGTAGCTGGGGTCGGGGGCGACCACGCTGTACTTGCCGACGGCCATAGAGTCGACCTTGATCTCGTCGGAGATGCACTTGGTGTGGCCGGACTCGAGGTCGAACCGGAGGGCGCGCGCCGGCGGCGAGGCCGCGAGGAGGACGGCGGCCAGGAGGAGGAGCGTGGAGGGGGGCAGCCGTCTGGGGGCAGGGGATCCGGGGCGCGCCGCGGCCATGGCCGGAGATCGGAGTGGGAGTCGAAGCGCGAGGGAAGGTCTGCGGACGAAGTCACGAGGTGGTGTTGGGCGTTTGGCTGACTGGGATGGGATGGGGGAGGAGGGGAGAGGCTTGTTGAGGTTTGTGACGTCCAAATGACTAAAAGTTGTACTAGTACAATCATAATCTTTTTTTTTAGCTGAGATTTAGTGATCAACTAGAAGGGTTAGACGCGCTTTACCGTGCCGTTGAATTTGTTGGGATTCTTAAATTTTTTTAGACGCTGATATCCACCACATGTGTGGCATACTAGACATTCGCCCACACATCGTATGTGGTGTGAGCAGGAGGCAGCCCAAACGGGCTGTGTGTGGGCGAACATTAGAATTGCTCATACGTGTGGGCGCAGCTACTTCGTGCCACACGCCCAACAAGTACTACTCATCTCCACCCCGCGCGTGTGGCACGAAGCAAAAATGCCCACACGTCCTGGCGCAACTACGTTAGGTACCCGCGGGATGACGATTTAGTTGCCATCCGGGATGGCAGATGTAATTATCCGGGATGGCAAATGTAGTTGTAAAAGCATGGCAACTCTATCTGTTTTGGTTAACTATAGTTGTCATGTCTAATTTATGGTAGTTGCCGCGTGTTATCAAACCGTAGTTGCCGTGTGTgattaactacttgccacataTGGTCAAACAGCA contains:
- the LOC109778167 gene encoding serine/threonine-protein kinase VIK: MSGAEEEAAHAAGRGGGSGGGGGGGAGGSSGSGGEGHPRRRFDDKSLVARTSLILWHTHQNDAAAVRKLLDEDGTLVSARDYDSRTPLHVAALHGWQDVAECLLAKGADVNALDRWQNTPLADAEGAKRHAMIELLKKHGGLTFGKTGSHFEAKSIPPPLTNKADWEINPLELDFTKAVMIGKGSFGEILKANWRGTPIAVKRILPSLSDDRLVIQDFKHEVNLLIKLRHPNIVQFLGAVTETKPLMLVTEFLRGGDLHQYLKEKGSLSPLTAVNFALDIARGMAYLHNEPNVIIHRDLKPRNILLVNTAANHLKVGDFGLSKIIKSQHANDVYKMTGETGSYRYMAPEVFKHRKYDKKVDIFSFAMILYEMLEGDSPFSSYEPYEAAKYVSDGHRPTFRSKGHTAELKELTEVCWAADVNLRPSFLEILKRLEKIKESLASHDHHWHLFSQ
- the LOC109778168 gene encoding transmembrane emp24 domain-containing protein p24delta9 — its product is MAAARPGSPAPRRLPPSTLLLLAAVLLAASPPARALRFDLESGHTKCISDEIKVDSMAVGKYSVVAPDPSYPDAQLPESHRVSLRVTSPYGNSMHYSENVQSGHFAFTAVEAGDYLACFWAPDHKPPVTVTFEFDWKSGVTAKDWSNVAKKGKVDMMELELKKLEDTIKSIHEEMFYLREREEQMQNINRQTNSRMGWLSFLSLGICLSVAGLQLWHLKTFFERKKLL